Below is a genomic region from Marinobacter salarius.
AGACACAGTTGCGGCCGCCATTGCCGCACTGGAACTCGAATTTGAACCCATGACAGACGTGCGGGGGTCCGCAGCCTATCGCCTGCAAGTAGCCGGCAACCTGCTGCGCCGCGCGTTTTTGGAGAGCACTCAAGACACCACAACAACAAACCAGCCCCTCATGGTGACTGACTATGCGTAAACTACCTCCCAATATTCCGCGGCCCACCACAACGGCGAAAGGGCTGACAGGCACCCAGGCATTTCATGACAGTGCCTGGAAGCACGTTCGTGGACAGGCCCGCTATATCGACGACCTCCCCGAGCCCGCAGAACTCCTGCACGCGGCCGTCGGCCAGAGTACGCACGCCCACGCCCGTATCACCGCCATGGATCTCAGCGAGGTTTGGGCCTACCCCGGCGTGGTTTCGGTCATGACCGTCGAGGACGTGCCCGGCCATACCGACATCGGGCCGGTCTTTCCTGGCGATCCGGTTCTGGCCGGAGATGTGGTCGAACATGTGGGCCAGCCGCTGTTTGCCGTTGCGGCAACGAGTCATCGCGCGGCCCGCCAGGCGGCCCGACTTGCGAAAGTCAGCTATGAGCCCCTTCCTGCCGCGTTGACCGCGGAGGCCGCGCTTGATCAGCAGTTGTTCGTGCGTCCCAGTCATACCCAGCTGAGGGGCGACCCGGATAAAGCGCTTGCCGAAGCGCCGAATCGCCTACAGGCCCAGATGCACGTTGGCGGACAGGAGCATTTCTACCTGGAAGGACAGGCGTGCCTGGTAGAGCCTACCGAAGACGCGGGCGTGTTTGTTCATACCTCCAGCCAGCACCCCTCCGAGGTGCAAAAGCTGGTGGCCGAAGTGCTTGACCTCCCCATTCATGAAGTCCAGGTGGAAGTACGGCGCATGGGTGGCGGCTTCGGCGGCAAGGAAACCCAGGCCGCACCGCTGGCCTGTATCTCGGCCCTGCTTGCCCGACGCACCGGGCGGCCCGTTAAATACCGGATGGCGCGCTACGACGACATGGTACAAACGGGCAAGCGACACGACTTTTTCAACACCTATGACATTGGGTTCGACAACGAGGGTGTGCTGCGGGGGGCCGACATCATGGTGGCTGGACGCTGTGGCTTTTCGCCCGACCTGTCCGATGCCATCGTCGACCGCGCCATGTTTCATTCCGACAACGCCTATAGCCTGGGGCAGGCGCGTGTTGTTGGCCACCGCTGCAAAACCCATACGGTTTCCAATACCGCCTTCCGAGGCTTCGGTGGCCCCCAGGGCATGATGATCATTGAGCGGGCAATGGACGATATCGCCCGCCATCTCGGCATGGACCCGCTGGATGTGCGCAAGCGCAACCTGTACGGACCTGGCCGTGATGTAACCCACTATGGTCAAATCGTCGAGCAGCACGTTTTACCGGACCTGATCGACACGCTCGAGGCCAGCTCGGACTACCGTCAGCGTCGTACCGAGATTTCCAGGTTCAACAAAGAGAACTCGGTACTGAAACGCGGTTTGGCCCTGACACCGGTGAAGTTCGGCATTTCATTCACGGCCAAGCACCTCAACCAGGCCGGTGCACTGGTGCACGTTTACACCGATGGCAGCATTCACCTCAATCACGGCGGCACCGAAATGGGCCAGGGGCTTTACATCAAGGTAGCCCAGGTCGTAGCCGCAGCCTTCCAGGTAGACCTGGACCGGGTAAAAGTGTCCGCGACCCGGACCGACAAGGTGCCCAACACCTCACCAACGGCTGCCTCCTCGGGCACTGACCTGAACGGCATGGCTGCCCTGGATGCCTGCGAGAAAATCAAGCAGCGCCTGGTCGAGTTTGCCGCCGAAACCTACGGCGTGAGCGCGGACTCGGTACGGTTTGAAAACAACCAGGTCAATGTCGGTGAGCAGCAGTTCGGCTGGGCGGAGTTCGTGCAGCAGGCTTACATGGCGCGGGTTTCGCTGTCTTCCAACGGGTTCTACAGTACACCCAAGATTCACTATGACCGAGAAACCGGTCAAGGCCGGCCCTTCCTGTATTACGCCAACGGGGCTGCCTGCGCAGAGGTGGTGGTTGATACCCTCACCGGAGAGTACAAGACCATGCGGGTGGACATCCTTCACGACGTGGGGCAGTCGCTGAATCCGGCCGTGGACATTGGCCAGATTGAAGGCGGCTTTGTTCAGGGCATGGGCTGGCTCACCACCGAAGAGTTGGTATACAGCGACGAAGGCCAACTGTTGTCCAACGGCCCGGCGACCTACAAAATCCCGGCTGTGTCAGACGCGCCACCGGATTTCCGGGTGGCCCTGCTGCCTCACAGCCCCAACCGGGAAGCCACCGTATTCCGCTCAAAGGCTGTGGGCGAACCGCCACTCATGCTGGGCATGGCAGTATGGTCTGCCCTGCGTGACGCTGTTTCGAGCGTGGCGGACTATCGCTACAGCCCGCCCCTGGACACGCCTGCGACACCAGAGCGGGTGCTCCAGGCTGTCACAGCAACCGAGCGCTGGGTAGCAGCGCAGGGGGAACCGTCATGCAAGAACGCCTGACCTGGATCCAAGCCGTTGCTGACTGCGAACGTCGCGGTCAGCCCTATGTTTTGGTCACGGTACTGGGCGTAACAGGCTCGGTACCACGGGAGCCGGCCAGTAAGATGGTCGTCACCCGGGAACACAGCTACGACACCATCGGCGGCGGCCACCTGGAATACCGGGTGATCGCCCGCGCCCGCGAGCGCCTGGCAAACCACGAATACAGCTACGAGCTGGCGCACTTCCCTCTGGGTGCCAGCCTTGGACAATGCTGTGGTGGTAGCGTGGCGGTCCTGCTGGAGGCCCAGTCCGGCGGCGATGCCCGCCTTGTGGTCTTTGGTGCGGGTCACGTCAGCCATGCCCTGATGCGTATCGTGGGTGATTTGCCCTGGCAGATCACCTGGGTCGACTCCCGGCAGGAATGTTTTCCGGACAGGACGCCCGACAACACCACGGTTCATTGCACCGACGACCCGGTTGGGGACGTCCCTGAACTGTGCAGCAACGCCCATGTACTGATTCTGACCCACAACCACGCACTGGATTATGACCTCTGCCAGGCGCTGCTGAAACGGGACGATGTGCGCACGATCGGCCTGATCGGTTCGCAGACCAAGGCGGAGCGTTTTCGCCAACGCCTTGCTCACCGCGGGTATACCGAAGCCGATATCGACCGCATCCGGTGCCCCGTCGGGCGCAGTGACATCCCGGGTAAGCGGCCCATGGAAGTCGCGGTGTCCATTTCCGCCGAGCTTCTTAGCCTGGTCGCTTCCGACACGGCCGAGAAACCATCAAAACGAGGCCTCTCCTGGGGGGCTCTCAAAGCGCTTACGAAAGAAGTTAAACCTAACGAGGTTGAAGTCGCGGGCCAGAAAACGTAACCCAGCAGACAACCTGACATCGCTGCCAACCCCGGGCCGGCGCCCGTTTGAGCGCTGGCCCGGCAAACACCCTGTCATTAAAAGTTCAATTTGCTCACAATTTTTCTTGACAAGTAATACATATTTGTACGAAGTTATCGGTCATAATGTATACAACGAAGAGCTGTAGGAATGACCGAAACAGACCACAGATTATGGATTCACAATCCGCTTGCCTGCTCTGACCCAGGCGCAGCCGGCGGTATTGTCGTCACGGGAACAAGAATTGTGGAAAAAGTGGCCAGGGGGCAGCAACCTCACCAGCCCGTTAACGAGACCTTTGATGCTTCCGGGCATGTCCTGTTACCCGGCTTGGTAAATACCCACCATCACTTCTACCAAACCCTGACCCGAGCCTATTCCCCCGCGCTCAATAAAGAGTTATTTCCCTGGCTGACCACGCTTTACGATGTCTGGGCCAATCTCAACGACAGCCAGATGGCCCTGGCCAGCGAGTTGGCGATGGTCGAGCTGCTGATGTCGGGATGCACCACCGTAGCGGACCATCATTACGTCTTTTCCGGTGCCTTGGTAAACGCGATTGACTGCCAGGTCGAAACCGCCCAGCGCCTCGGCGTTCGAGCGGCACTGACTCGCGGGTCCATGAGCGTCGGGCGCGACGATGGCGGTCTGCCGCCACAGACCGTGGTGCAGGACGAGCAAACCATTGTCGATGACAGCCAGCGTCTTATCGACCGTTACCACCAGCGTGCTGAAGGGGCCATGACCACCATCGCCCTGGCGCCTTGTTCACCGTTTTCAGTCAGCCGGGCATTGATGCGCGAGAGCGCGCGGCTTGCAGAGAACAACGACGTTCGCCTCCACACCCATCTTGCCGAAACCGAAGATGAGACCGCTTACTGCCAGAAGCTGTTTGGCATGCGCCCGCTGGATTATCTCGAGGACAGTGGCTGGCTCACCGATCGCACGTGGCTGGCCCATGGCATTCATTTCAATGACGACGAAATTCAGCGCCTTGGCCGTGCAGGCACGGGCATCGCTCACTGTCCCTCGTCAAACATGGTTCTGGGCTCAGGGCTGTGCCGGACCCTGGAACTCGAAGCGGCGGGCTCACCGGTCGGATTGGCGGTCGATGGATCAGCATCGAGCGACCACTCGAACCTTGCCTCGGAAATGCGTCAGGCACTGCTTCTGGGCCGCCTGCGTTACTCGCCGAGCCAGGTAACACACGAAGCCGTCATCCGCTGGGCAACGCAAGGCTCGGCCCGTTGCCTGGGACGAACCGATATCGGTGGACTGGAGCCAGGCCAGCAGGCTGACCTGGCGCTGTTCAAACTTGATGAGCCGCGTTTCTCAGGCGCGGAGAATCCACTGGCGGCGTTGCTGCTGTGTGGTGCACAACGCGCTGACCGGGTCATGGTCGCCGGGCGCTGGAGAGTGACCGGCGGCCTGCCCTGCGACGTCGATCTTGACGCGTTGATGGCACGCCATGATGAAGCAGCCCGCCAACTAAGGAGAGTTATTTAGAAAATCTTTGTAGAGCTATTGGTAGTCAACAGTCAGGCATTCCTACAAAAACAACACCTAGGAGAGACTCATGACAACAAGTACATCCGAACGGCCAGATACCGGTCCAGGTGACCGTTATAGCACCCGCGACGTTAATTCCATGCCGCCCTTGCGCCGTGCGATACCGCTGGGCATTCAACATGTTCTGGCGATGTTCGTTAGCAACGTGACCGTGCCAATCATCATCGCCGGGGCGGCGGACCTGCCTCCCGATCAGACGGCTTTTATGGTTCAGGCCGCGATGTTTGTCGCTGGCATCGCTACTCTGTTGCAGTCCCTGGGCCTGGGGCCCATCGGTGCTCGCCTTCCTATTGTTATGGGGACCAGCTTCGGATTCGTACCGGTCCTGATTCCCATAGCCATCGGCATGGGGTTGCCCGCCGCCCTTGGAGCAGCGTTGTGCGGTGGCGTCGCGATGGCGCTAATGGGGTTGTTTCTTCCCTGGTTCCGGTTTTTGTTCCCGCCAGTGGTGACTGGAACCTTTGTCGTGATGCTGGGCATTCTGTTGATGCCCGTTGGTCTTGCCTACGCCGGTGGTGGTTTCGGCGTGTCGGATTTCGGCGCCCCCCATCACATCGGACTGGCCTCGCTTGTTCTCGTCGTCACCGTGGGGCTTCACCAGTTCGGCCGAGGTATCTGGAGTGAAGTTGCCCCACTGGCCGGTTTGCTGGTTGGCTTCGTTGCTGCCGCGGCTTTTGGCTATGTCGATTTCTCCAAGGTGGGCGATGCCGACTGGGTGACGTTCCCCACCCCGCTGGGCATTGGTATCGAGTTCCATATGGCCGCCATCATCCCCGTGGTGGTGCTGTCGCTGGTCACCGTGGCCGAATCCATCGGCGATATAGTGGGCACCACCGCGGGCGGGCTGAACCGTGAACCCACCAAGAAGGAACTCTCCGGCGGCGTCATGGCCGATGGCATCGCGAGCGTGTTTGCCGCTGTTTTCAATGCGTTCCCCCAGATCAGTTTCAGCCAGAACGTAGGCATGGTTGCATTGACGGGCGTCGTTAGCCGCTATGTGGTGGCGATTGGCGGCGGATTCCTGGTGTTGGCCGGCCTGTTGCCAAAGCTCGGCGGTCTCGTTTCCAGTATTCCTAACGCGGTGCTCGGCGGTGCGGTACTGCTGATGTTCGGTATGATCGCCAGTGCCGGCATTAAGATGCTCAGCCAGGTGCCGTTCGACAAGCGCAACATGCTGATCATTGGCACCTCGCTGACCATCGCGGTGGGTTTTCCGGCGCAAGAAGGGCTCTATGCCAACCTGTCCGAAAACCTGCAAGCGATGATCGAATCCGGTTTGATCCCCGGGGCCATTACCGCCATCGCGTTGAACCTTATTCTTCCAAAAGTCCATAAACCGGCGCCCGATGACGCTGAACGGACAGAAAGCACTGTGATAAAACCTGATTCACTTTGAACATCCGGAGGGGCCGGGAGAGCCCCTTGGACGCCGTTATTTCACTCAAGGAGGGAGGGACAAGAGAAGGCGTTTCGTCGGACAGCAATACGCAATCGCCCAGGAGTACCGATGAGCATTCGCCTAAAGCTAATCATGGGAATGGGGGCAGCACTGCTTGCCAGCACGTTGCTGCTGGTTTCCCTTAATATCGTCCAGATGCGCGGGCTTCTTGATCGATACCTGCTCAACTCCGCCCTGCCATCCAGCCTGGAGGCCATAGCAAATTCCGTTGAGCGTGACCTCCAGGCGCCTATTACAGCGTCACGGCTGATCGCGGGGAACAGCTACCTCAAAGAGTGGATAGGCGACAACGAACCACAGCAGGGGCTCGCCCCCGCCACCCGGTATCTCGAGGGGGTCAGACGCAGCCAGGAGGCCGCCTCCGCACACTTCGTGTCGGTAAACACGGGCAACTACTACACCCATCAGGGCATCGACAGGGTGGTGACTCCCCAGGCGGACCGCTGGTTCTATAATTTCCTGGAAAGCGGCGAGACGATGGAGCTATCGCTGGACGTGGACAAAGCGACGGGTAAACCTACCCTCTTCATCAATGCCCGCATGGAGGATGGCGGCGAGGCTATCGCAGTAACCGGCGTTGGAATCGGGCTTGATCAGATGGCTGAGCGAATCAGGGAATTCCGCTTTGGTGAAACCGGTATCGTTTACCTGGTGTCTGAAACCGGCCAGGTCAACATTCATCCTGACCTGCAGCAAACAGATCAGCCCCTATCGAAGGTTATTTCTCCAACGGCCGCCGCCGAACTGTTGAAAGACCCGACATACCATCTGACCGAGTTTGATCGTGATGGCCGTCGCTTCATCGCCGCCAGCCTGCCTCTGTCGATCACGGACTGGCGTGTCGTTGTAGAGGTTCCGTCTACCGAGATCTACGGCGAAGCCAGCCGGGCCAACCAGACCTCCTTGCTCGTCGGCGTCCTCGTGGCTCTTGTTTTCCTCGGCATCATAGCTTTGGTCGCCACTCGCATGACGAAGCCACTGACGAAAATCACTCGGGCGTTGACCGAAATTGCCAAGGGTGGCGGCGATCTCACCCAGGAACTGGCGGTTGAACGCAAAGACGAGCTGGGCCAATTGGCGACCGGGTTTAACCAGTTTGTCGGGGCACAACGAGAGATGGTTCGGGGTCTTTTGGAGACGGCAATCCGGCTCAAGGCCTTTGTCGATCAAACCTCCACTGTGATGACGGCCAACACCGACCGGGCCAAGGAACAAAGCAGCCTGACGGACTCCGTCGCCACGGCGGTGTGCGAGATGGAAGCCACGGTTCAGGAGATTGCCAAAAGCGCCACGGAAACGGCAAACCAGCTGGAGCAGGTCGGCAACAGCGCCAGTGACATTCGTGAAGGCATGTCGCGTTCCATCGCCCAGGTCGAGGGAATGGCGAATAACATCCGCGAATCGGCCTCGGCGATCCAGCAGTTGGCTACCGAAGCGCGGGATATTGGCCAGGTGATCGAAGTGATCAATGCCATATCCGATCAGACCAATCTACTGGCTTTGAACGCAGCGATCGAAGCGGCCCGGGCCGGCGAACATGGGCGCGGGTTCTCGGTGGTTGCTGACGAAGTTCGCAGCCTTGCACAGAAGACGCAATCATCTACCAAGCAAATTCGAACCATTATCGAGCGTTTGCAGGAGGGCTCCGAGCGTGCGGTCGAGACGATGGCCACAAGCGAGAAAGCCACCGAAGAAACCGTCAGTACCTCCGCCAGCATGGGCAAAGCCCTGGATGGAATCGGCGAGAACGTGGACCGGATTGTAGAGATGAGCCACCAGGTGGCTGCAGCAACCGAAGAACAGAGCTCCGTCACCGAGGAGATCAGCTCAAACGTTCAGGACATCTCTCATCTCAGCGCACGTTCGAGTGAGGACATGACGGCAGCCAGCCGTGAAATTGAAGAATTACGTGCGATGGCGGAAAAGCTTGAAGCTCAAATGAAAGCGTTCCGGCTCGACCGTGAAGACTGACTTAATGAAGAAAAGATTCGGGCGCTATACAGCTCATCCAACAACGACTAACTAGAGGGAGCCATCAGTGAAACAGATATTCGCCGCCTGCCTGCTGTTTGCCTGGACCGCCCAGGCAACTGCGCAGACATACGTGGTTGGGGTAGAACAGGGAAACTTCCTGCCCCATTACGGGGTTGACGAACAAGGCCAATACAATGGCTTCGCCCGTGAACTACTGGACCTTTTCGCCGAACATGCCGGCGTAACCTTCATCTATAAACCCTTGCCGGTCGATGAATTGATGCCGGCCCTCGTTGAAGGCGAGGTGGACTTCAAGTACCCGGATCATCCCGACTGGGCCCGTTCGGCAAAAACCGAGGACAGGATCAGCTACAGCCGCCCCGTCGTGGAATATGTTGACGGCGTTCTGGTGTCTCCGCGGCGACTCGGCCTGGATGGGGACCACCTCAAACGCATCGGCCTTGTCGATGGCTGGACGGCCCGGGGATACGAGGAAAAGATCGAAGCCTCACAGATACTTCCGGTGCCCAGCGACAGCCTGCCCGAAATGATTCACCAGGCGTTGCTGAAGAACAGCGACGGCGCTTACTACAACGTGGTGGTCGCCCTGCACCACATCAACAATGTTCGGGTAAGACCGGGCGTTCTCGTGTTCGACCCCAACCTCCCGCATACCCGAAGCTCCTACCGGCTTTCAACGATCAGGCATGGGGATTTGCTGCCACGCTTCAACAGTTTTCTTGATGAGCGCCACGAACAGGTCGCGGCGATCAAGGCCAAGCATCGGGTAGAGGCCAACATTGGCACCGAGTACTTTGGCATGGAGCAATGGAAAGTGGACTTTCTCAAACGGCAAAAGGCGAAAAACACTCAGTGACACTGACCCTCTCGCCGTATTCTGGCCCGAACTGATCACGGCTACTGAGGGCACAGCTCCGTTTCCAGCCAACGGCGCACTTCATGCCGGTGACGCCTGCGGTTGAGCTGTTCACTGTGGATATCGCGGGGGAAAATTTCCGATGCACCGTCATGTCTTAGCCAGAAGCGCCGGCGTACACCCACGGCATAGCGGCTGGGGCCGTGAACCACTGCGGCCCGAATTTCTACAGCAGTAACATCCTCGAACAGGTAGTCGCTGTCACTGTCGCTATCGTCACTTCGGCGGCCCAGGATGATGTTGCGGAACGACCCCAGCACCAGGTAGCCACCTGGCTGCAGCGGCCCCTGCCGCAGAACCTGGTGTACATTGCTGTCGTCTGCCCCAACCCGGCGATACTCGGTAACGGTCAGGGTTCTCTCTTCACCGCTACGGGTTTGCAGCACCACCTGCACACACTGCACATGGATGGTTTCCTTGCCCATATTCACCAGCAGACACAGGGCGTCCGGGTTCTCGTTCTGGGCATGGTGAATAACCATATAGGGGCGATTATTACGCTGATACTGGATCAGGAACAACTGAAAATAAACGATCCAGATAACCGCCATGACGGCGCTGCTGATGGGGCTTATGTATTCCATTTGCTCTCCTGGTTCAGCCGACTTATGCGCTTACACGTTCTGTCGATACACCAGGATTTCAACCCCATCTCCGAAACAGATCACCCCTCGCTACTCAACCGCGCCACCACCGCCGCCAGATCCGTCATGCCCTTTTCCACCTGCTGAATACCGGTAGCAATGCCGGAGATTTCGTCCGAGCTGCGGCGTGAAAGCGTTGACACCCCGTCCATATTCGCGCGCAGGGACTCAATCAAGTGGCTGTTCTTGCCCACCACTGTGGAAATTTCTTCCAGGGATTCAGCAGTCTTTGCAGCCAGTTTACGCACCTCGTCGGCCACCACCGCGAACCCCCGCCCCATTTCGCCGGCACGGGCGGCTTCGATCGCAGCGTTCAGGGCCAACAGGTTGGTTTGCTCTGCCACAGTGCGAATGGTGCTGACAATACTGCCAATCTGCTCGGCCTGAATTTCCAGATCCCGACTGACTTCAGTGGCGCTAGCCACCTCTATCAGTGCCGACTCCGAGGTTTCTACCGCAAGGTTGAGAGCTCGAGTGGCTTCAGCAGCAATCTGTGACGTCTCCTCGGAAGTGGCGGCGGCAACGTCGGCCGCCTCACGGGCATTGTTCACCCGCGCGGTAATGTCCGAGGCAAACTTGATCACCTTGTATACCTGCCCGCCAGCATCCAGCACAGGGCTGTAGGTGGCTTCCAGCCAGATACTTTTGCCGCTCCTGTCTCTGCGCTCAAACTGCCCTGAAAAACTCTCACCATGAGCCAACCGCTTCCAGAAGTCCGGATTATCGCGATAGAAATCATCAAAGCAGAACATCCTGTGGTGCTGATGGATGATCTCGTCCTTGGCGTAGCCGGTGGTGGCCAGGAAGTTCTCGTTGGCCTCCAGTATCGTGCCGTCGGGCGTGAACTTGATGACGGCCATGTAGCGGTCGAGGGCATCAAGCATGGCGGTATCATCCGCCACTTTGTCCTGGGCGGCAGTCGCGTCTGTTGCCAGTTTGATGACCTTGAAGACTTTCCCGTCCTCATCGGTGACGGGGAAATAGGTGGCCTCCAGCCAGACACGCCGACCATCCTTGGCAAAGCGGGGGAATGTGCCCTGTTTCTTGATACCGCGCCCGAGATCCTCCCAGAAGTGCTGGTATTCCAACGACGCCGTATAGCTTGAGTCACACAGCGCCCGGTGGTGCTTGCCAATGACCTCCTGGCGCTCGTACCCGACAATGGATAGCAGGATATCATTGGCAGACTCTACAATTCCCGAAGGGCTGAACTCGATATACCCGATCTGGGAGGCAATGGCATTCAGGGTTTGCTGAATCCTCTCCTGTTCGCCCCTGGAGACCGTTAACTGATCCGTCAATTCCGCAATACGATGGCGCCCAAACATGACATTCTCTCCCTGATGGATGAAGCAGCACATTGCTCAATATATGCTCAACCCATCGGGGAAATAAGTAGCTTAAGGTACAGTTAAGGTAACGAACTGTAAGAAACAATTGCAGTACATTTTTAGCTCAGTTACCGGCTATTGTCAGCGCACTGCTGAATGCCCGTCTTCCCCTAGTTGGTCACGGATCTGGAACAGGGCACACAGGGCGTCCAGAAGGGGCCGCTCCAGGGTGTGGCGTCGCGTTCGTTGACGGTTTGCTGGCACGAGGGTGGTATACACCTTCAGCGGTAGATATCAGAGCTTTGAGTAGGGTAGACGTCTATCGTCCTGTGATACTGGCTTGGTGAGGCACCAATATGTCGTCGGAAAAAGCGGGTGAAATGCCCCTGACAGGAAAAGCCCAGAGTATCCGAGAGGTTGCCAAGCGTACACGAGCGGTTTTCTGAAAGCCATTGGAAAGCCAGCTGCATCTTCCCAATGTTGGCCAACATCTGGGGCGTCATGCCAGTATTCTTCCTGAAGAGGGCGAAAAACTGGGCCCTGGACAAGCCGCACTCACGGGCGATAGCCTCCATGTCAAGATCACCCTGGGGCTTGTTCAGAATAAGCTCTTTGGCTTTCCGGATTCGCGCATCGTGGAAGCCGCCAGCGGAAGATACCCTTAAACGGGACAAATGGATCCAGTCTGAATACCTCTCAATAATACTAATCATCAGATCAAAGAGCATACCCTCCAGCCGCTGAGACTGAATAGTATCGAATGACAGCACGTCCGATATCAGCAGATCCGCTTTGGTACGGATAGACGGCGTCAGCTGGATACAGGGTTGAGAGAAAAAATCAGAACGACCACTGAGCGACAATGTGTCCTTCAGAGCCGCAAGCCAGTTCGGATCGATATACAGGGCCAGGATCACGGTGTCGTCGGAGCCATGTTGATGGTCGTAGGAATGCGGCTCCCAGGCATTGACCAGAACGGCGGTATGGTCGGTCAGTGGCTGCTGCCGATTCCGGACCGAAAAGAAGGTATCGCCTCCTGACGCTTTCAGAAGAACATGGCATTCTGAGTGAGCATGTGGGACGAGCGACTCATCCATTCCGAGCAACGCAACCCGCCCGAATGCCCCGTGAAAGATTCGGAGAGCACGTGACATAACCAGGACCTTAACCATGTGGCATCTTTTCGAGACTACCACCTCTTGATTTTGTTTACTAATAGCTTGCGTTGTACCGCTCAGTAGATTCTGGAAGGACCGCATCCCTGCGGCCCAATTGGTTAGAGCTGGTACGAATATTGCCGTCTCGCTCTACTTACTTTGCTTTATTTTCCGACGGTTTCTCCGACAACATCAGGGAGACCAGAATCCCGAAAACCAACGCCCAGAAAGGAGAGCTGATACCAAAGAGACTGATACCGCTCATTGCAACCAGCAACGCAACCATGGCACCGATCTGATGGCCAGCTGCTTTCGAAAAAGCGTGTTGGAAAGCCGCGATCAGGACACCAATCATAGCCAGGCCCGCGACGGCGCCGATCAGCGCCTTGGGTAAGGCGAGAATAAAGGGAACGGCCGCCCCGGCAAAAAGACCGAAGGCGCAGAAAAGGACGCCATTGACCACGGTTGCACCGTAGCGTTTGGATTTGTCGTCTCCCGCCTGCTCGGACGAACAGATCGCGGTCATTGGGCCAGCAATATTGGCGTTGTGACCACCGATTGCACCGGCAATCATGCCGCCAATACCGCTAATGGTGGTCATTGCGTTGATGGGTGGACGATAATCCTCGGCCATCAGGACACCCATCGCCTGGGCGTTTTCCGCACCGATCACCAGGGCCGCCAATGGAATAGAAATAGCAAGCAGCCCATTCAGGGTAAAGGTCGGCATGGTCAGCTCCGGCGCGACAAAGGCAATGTTCACATCGGCCGGCTGTATGGAGCCCATCGCAAGTGCAATGCCGAAACCGACGATGGCCGCCGTCAGGACGGGTGGTACGGCCTTGGTGAGGCGGGCGGAAAGGAAGAAAGCCACGGCGGCCGAACCGGCAATCAGTGGCATGCTTTCCACTGACTGAACCGCCCCAGTGCCAAACCGGATCAACGCGCCAGCGATCATTGCCATGACAATGGGCATCGGCAGCCAGTTCATGATGCGGCCGATAACGCCGCTTACTCCGAGCAACAGCACGATGGCGCCGCTCATGATGAAAGCCCCAACGGCCTCGGTAAAGGGAATTGTAGCCAGCGCTCCGATCATGATGGCTGCGCCGGGAATTGAGTAGGCCCCGGTGATGGGCTGGCGATAGCGAAGCGCCATGACGAGACTGATCAGCCCACCCACAAAGTAGATGGCGAGCAGCCAGGCCACGGTCTGCCCGT
It encodes:
- a CDS encoding AraC family transcriptional regulator gives rise to the protein MSRALRIFHGAFGRVALLGMDESLVPHAHSECHVLLKASGGDTFFSVRNRQQPLTDHTAVLVNAWEPHSYDHQHGSDDTVILALYIDPNWLAALKDTLSLSGRSDFFSQPCIQLTPSIRTKADLLISDVLSFDTIQSQRLEGMLFDLMISIIERYSDWIHLSRLRVSSAGGFHDARIRKAKELILNKPQGDLDMEAIARECGLSRAQFFALFRKNTGMTPQMLANIGKMQLAFQWLSENRSCTLGNLSDTLGFSCQGHFTRFFRRHIGASPSQYHRTIDVYPTQSSDIYR
- a CDS encoding methyl-accepting chemotaxis protein translates to MSIRLKLIMGMGAALLASTLLLVSLNIVQMRGLLDRYLLNSALPSSLEAIANSVERDLQAPITASRLIAGNSYLKEWIGDNEPQQGLAPATRYLEGVRRSQEAASAHFVSVNTGNYYTHQGIDRVVTPQADRWFYNFLESGETMELSLDVDKATGKPTLFINARMEDGGEAIAVTGVGIGLDQMAERIREFRFGETGIVYLVSETGQVNIHPDLQQTDQPLSKVISPTAAAELLKDPTYHLTEFDRDGRRFIAASLPLSITDWRVVVEVPSTEIYGEASRANQTSLLVGVLVALVFLGIIALVATRMTKPLTKITRALTEIAKGGGDLTQELAVERKDELGQLATGFNQFVGAQREMVRGLLETAIRLKAFVDQTSTVMTANTDRAKEQSSLTDSVATAVCEMEATVQEIAKSATETANQLEQVGNSASDIREGMSRSIAQVEGMANNIRESASAIQQLATEARDIGQVIEVINAISDQTNLLALNAAIEAARAGEHGRGFSVVADEVRSLAQKTQSSTKQIRTIIERLQEGSERAVETMATSEKATEETVSTSASMGKALDGIGENVDRIVEMSHQVAAATEEQSSVTEEISSNVQDISHLSARSSEDMTAASREIEELRAMAEKLEAQMKAFRLDRED
- a CDS encoding benzoate/H(+) symporter BenE family transporter, which translates into the protein MQNQTLENPDTSPAADPSAPWLKSLMQALNVKSVSAGVVAALFGCSGPALIVISAAEAGNLSNGQTVAWLLAIYFVGGLISLVMALRYRQPITGAYSIPGAAIMIGALATIPFTEAVGAFIMSGAIVLLLGVSGVIGRIMNWLPMPIVMAMIAGALIRFGTGAVQSVESMPLIAGSAAVAFFLSARLTKAVPPVLTAAIVGFGIALAMGSIQPADVNIAFVAPELTMPTFTLNGLLAISIPLAALVIGAENAQAMGVLMAEDYRPPINAMTTISGIGGMIAGAIGGHNANIAGPMTAICSSEQAGDDKSKRYGATVVNGVLFCAFGLFAGAAVPFILALPKALIGAVAGLAMIGVLIAAFQHAFSKAAGHQIGAMVALLVAMSGISLFGISSPFWALVFGILVSLMLSEKPSENKAK
- a CDS encoding methyl-accepting chemotaxis protein, producing MLDAGGQVYKVIKFASDITARVNNAREAADVAAATSEETSQIAAEATRALNLAVETSESALIEVASATEVSRDLEIQAEQIGSIVSTIRTVAEQTNLLALNAAIEAARAGEMGRGFAVVADEVRKLAAKTAESLEEISTVVGKNSHLIESLRANMDGVSTLSRRSSDEISGIATGIQQVEKGMTDLAAVVARLSSEG
- a CDS encoding substrate-binding periplasmic protein, producing the protein MKQIFAACLLFAWTAQATAQTYVVGVEQGNFLPHYGVDEQGQYNGFARELLDLFAEHAGVTFIYKPLPVDELMPALVEGEVDFKYPDHPDWARSAKTEDRISYSRPVVEYVDGVLVSPRRLGLDGDHLKRIGLVDGWTARGYEEKIEASQILPVPSDSLPEMIHQALLKNSDGAYYNVVVALHHINNVRVRPGVLVFDPNLPHTRSSYRLSTIRHGDLLPRFNSFLDERHEQVAAIKAKHRVEANIGTEYFGMEQWKVDFLKRQKAKNTQ